Part of the Deltaproteobacteria bacterium genome is shown below.
GTCGGGGCGGAACACCTTCGACGCCTTGCGGCCGTCGAGGAGAATGGTGTCACGCTTGTAGTAGTAGTTCAGCAGGTCCTCGGTCGTCATGCCGAGCGCCCGCAGCAGCACCGTCGCGTGGAACTTGCGGCGCCGGTCGATGCGCACGAACAGGATGTCGCGCGCGTCGAACTCGAAGTCGATCCACGACCCGCGGTAGGGAATGATCCGTCCCGAGTAGAGGAGTCGGCCGCTCGCGTGCGTCTTGCCCTTGTCGTGATCGAAGAAGACGCCCGGCGAACGATGCAGCTGGCTCACGATCACGCGCTCGGTGCCGTTGATCATGAAGGTCCCGTTGCGCGTCATGAGCGGGATCTCGCCGAAGTAGACCTCCTGCTCCTTCACGTTCTTGATCGACCGCACGCCGCTCTCGGGATCGACGTCCCAGATGACCAGCTGGATCGTCACCTTGAGCGGGGCGGCGAACGTCATGCCGCGCTGGTGGCACTCGTCGACATCGTACTTCGGCTCGCCGAGCGAGTAGCTCACGAACTCCAACGAGGCGGTCTCGTTGAAGTCCTTGATCGGGAACACGGATTTGAAAACGCCCTGAAGCCCCGTGTCGGCTCGACTCTCGGGGGACACGTCGCGCTGCAAGAACTCGTCGTACGACCGCTGCTGGATGTCGATGAGGTTGGGGATGTCGACGATCTTCTTGATCCGACCAAACGTGCGTCGCAGCCGGAAATTGTTCGCGACCTGTACAGAACTCATGCCGTGCCTTTCTTCATGAAGCGGGGGCACCCGCCCCCGTTTCGCTGCCCTCGAACCGTCGCTCCCTCGAACCGGCCAGACGAGACTACTTGATCTCGACCTGACCGCCGGCCTCTTCGAGCTTCTTCGCGATGCTCTCGGCCTCGGCCTTGTTGACGCCCTCCTTGACGTTCTTCGGAGCGCCGTCGACGAGATCCTTGGCTTCCTTGAGGCCGAGACCGGTGAGCTCGCGCACGACCTTGATGACCTGGATCTTCTTGTCTCCGGCCGTCTTCAGGACGACCGTGAACTCGTCCTTCTCCTCGGCAGGCGCCGCGCCGCTACCGGCACCCGCCCCCGCGCCGGGCATCGCCGCCATCACGGGCGCCGCCGCGCTCACGCCGAGCTCGGCCTCGAGCTCCTTCACGAGCGCCGCCGCGTCCATGAGAGACATGTTCTTGATGAAGTCCTTCACCTGCTCACGCGAAACTTCAGCCATGGGACTGCTCCTCCTTCAGTTTGGGACGCGGCAACGGGGCCCGTCCGTATTGGAACTCGCTTGCGGATGGACCCCGCTATGCCTGCTTGGACTTCTCGATCGCCCCGAGGAGCCGGACCAATGACGCCCCCGGTTCTTGAATCGTACGCAACAACTGCGATGCCGGCGCCTGCAGCAGCCCGAGCAACTGCGCCATCAGCACTTCACGGCTCGGGAGCTTCGCGAGCGCGCTCACGCTGGACGCGGGCAGCGCTTCACCGTCGAGTACGCCTCCGCTGATCTTCAGCTTGTCGTTCTGCTCGGCGAACCTCACCAGGATCTTCGCCACGGCGACGGGATCCTTGCCCGTGGTCACGAGCCCCGTCGGACCGCGAAGCAGCTCGTCGAGCTTGCCGAAGGCGGTCTCTTTGATTGCGCGTCGCGTCAGCGTGTTCTTGCTCACCCGATACGACGCGCCGGCCGCCTGCAACTCGCGGCGGAGCTTGTTGAGCTGCGCGACCGTCAGCCCGCGGTACTCGGTCACGACCCCGAGGCTCGCCGCCGACAGGCGCTCGGTGAGCTGGGCGATCAATGCGGTCTTCTCTTCTCGCTTCACGACGCCTCCTCGATCAAGCAGCGACGGTCAGCGCGCGCGCCGCGTTCGCGTCGATCATCACGCCGGGGCCCATCGTCGTCGCGACGGACATGCTGCGCAGGTAGTTGCCCTTCGCCGCCGCCGGCTTGGCGCGGACGAGCGCCGCCACCAACGCCGTCGCGTTCTCGGCGAGCTTCTCGGGCCCGAACGACGCCTTGCCGATCGGAACGTGCACGATGCCCGCCTTCTCGACGCGGTACTCGACCTTGCCCGCCTTGGTCTCCTGCACGGCCTTCGCGACGTCGAACGTCACCGTCCCGACCTTGGGGTTCGGCATCAGGCCGCGCGGACCGAGCACCTTACCGAGCCGGCCGACCGCACCCATCATGTCCGGCGTCGCGATGACGACGTCGAAGTCGAGCCAGTTCTCGTCGGCGATCTTCTTGGTGAGCTCCTCGCCGCCCGCGAAGTCGGCGCCGGCGCCCTCGGCCTCCTTCACCTTCTCCCCCTTGGC
Proteins encoded:
- a CDS encoding 50S ribosomal protein L1, with amino-acid sequence MAKHGKKYRAGAAKIEPQKAYALEEAIKLAVEARYAKFDETVEVAVRLGVDPRQADQNVRGTVLLPHGTGKSVRVLVIAKGEKVKEAEGAGADFAGGEELTKKIADENWLDFDVVIATPDMMGAVGRLGKVLGPRGLMPNPKVGTVTFDVAKAVQETKAGKVEYRVEKAGIVHVPIGKASFGPEKLAENATALVAALVRAKPAAAKGNYLRSMSVATTMGPGVMIDANAARALTVAA
- the rplL gene encoding 50S ribosomal protein L7/L12, which encodes MAEVSREQVKDFIKNMSLMDAAALVKELEAELGVSAAAPVMAAMPGAGAGAGSGAAPAEEKDEFTVVLKTAGDKKIQVIKVVRELTGLGLKEAKDLVDGAPKNVKEGVNKAEAESIAKKLEEAGGQVEIK
- the rplJ gene encoding 50S ribosomal protein L10, coding for MKREEKTALIAQLTERLSAASLGVVTEYRGLTVAQLNKLRRELQAAGASYRVSKNTLTRRAIKETAFGKLDELLRGPTGLVTTGKDPVAVAKILVRFAEQNDKLKISGGVLDGEALPASSVSALAKLPSREVLMAQLLGLLQAPASQLLRTIQEPGASLVRLLGAIEKSKQA